The following are encoded together in the Tribolium castaneum strain GA2 chromosome 3, icTriCast1.1, whole genome shotgun sequence genome:
- the LOC663779 gene encoding armadillo repeat-containing protein 6 homolog yields the protein MVLVISQQTFDEAVQENMNDLGLSQEEAVAEAIAQFESQGVDLSQIITDPESFRNLSATIKKLAEFQDKRLTPECIELLHALKKECDKGLPHRIQAGKDGAYNVILDILLKSHAQKDITEAAIKTMVSLMTKQPDLLDERGVLVILSNLDKGEPETQRFVLKWCKECCVMHEMNRQKLIELNIVNKLSKLLKEGNSHILRDTLLVLRALTLDDDVRVEFGRAHEHARIIATETLTPLIGLIQKFQAEDILVNDLILTLSALLVRNEFCKQVDEVGGIELISEVVTAFLNNDKVVRQCFKFLKALAGNDECKVHIIQKGLAPIISDALNAHQDNVPTAVGGLSCVAALCLRSPDNSKALFEAALPEVIIAIMKKHPNDKLVQKTASWAIRNMVSRSRYQNSHFLELGVEELLKNNLVKFKEFEYDTKAALRDLEVKVDLKEEWTGKGGKITSGTSLSMDRK from the exons ATGGTATTGGTAATTTCGCAACAAACGTTCGACGAAGCCGTCCAAGAAAATATGAACGACCTTGGATTATCTCAAGAGGAGGCTGTTGCTGAAGCCATCGCCCAATTTGAGTCCCAA GGAGTTGACCTGAGTCAAATTATCACCGACCCTGAGTCTTTTCGAAACCTATCGGCCACTATCAAAAAGCTGGCAGAGTTCCAGGACAAAAGGCTGACCCCTGAGTGTATTGAACTCTTACACGCCTTAAAAAAAGAATGTGATAAGGGGCTCCCACACAGAATCCAAGCTG GCAAGGACGGTGCTTACAATGTGATACTCGACATTCTCCTAAAATCTCACGCTCAAAAAGACATAACGGAGGCTGCAATCAAAACCATGGTGTCGCTGATGACCAAACAACCCGATCTTCTTGACGAGAGAGGTGTTTTGGTCATTTTGAGCAACCTGGACAAAGGCGAACCAGAAACCCAAAGATTTGTCTTAAAGTGGTGCAAAGAATGCTGTGTGATGCATGAAATGAACAG acaaaaattaattgagcTAAACATCGTAAATAAACTGTCCAAGCTTTTGAAGGAAGGAAATTCGCATATTTTGAGAGATACTCTCCTCGTTTTAAGAGCTTTGACTTTGGATGACGACGTCCGTGTAGAGTTCGGACGTGCCCACGAGCATGCACGTATTATAGCCACAGAGACGCTAACCCCTCTCATAGGATTGATTCAAA AATTCCAGGCTGAAGATATTCTCGTTAATGATTTAATTCTCACTCTGTCCGCTTTGCTTGTGCGAAACGAATTCTGCAAGCAAGTGGATGAAGTCGGCGGGATTGAACTAATCAGTGAAGTTGTGACTGCTTTTCTCAACAACGAT AAAGTTGTGAGACAATGCTTCAAATTCCTCAAGGCCTTGGCTGGAAACGACGAGTGCAAAGTGCACATAATCCAAAAGGGCTTGGCCCCGATCATTTCAGACGCGCTGAACGCCCACCAG GATAACGTCCCGACAGCAGTCGGGGGTCTGAGTTGCGTGGCAGCGCTGTGTCTCAGGTCCCCCGATAACAGCAAAGCGTTGTTTGAGGCAGCCTTACCCGAAGTTATAATCgcgataatgaaaaaacaccCCAATGATAAATTGGTTCAG AAAACGGCAAGTTGGGCAATTCGTAACATGGTTTCGCGCAGTCGCTACCAAAATAGCCATTTCCTAGAGTTGGGTGTTGAAGAATTGCTTAAGAacaatttggtgaaatttaaGGAGTTTGAGTACGACACCAAGGCGGCTTTAAGAGACTTGGAAGTTAAGGTGGACCTGAAGGAGGAGTGGACCGGAAAAGGCGGGAAAATTACTTCCGGGACCAGCTTATCCATggatagaaaataa
- the LOC663790 gene encoding ciliary microtubule associated protein 1A — translation MVRTQIGPGPGKYLLPPLVGYKDHDPSKYRNPQYSMGSKLPLSRKDLGPGPKYNTEYMTNYGKAHPPAYSLASRPNALTGFQGPGPAAYDLQNAPRMKEPRPPAYSMSSRHQAGKAFVTPGPNNYDIPTTLGPKVPDKHANGAFSMSDRYKQSSKEQSPGPAKYDPTSPNAYKNKPPAYSMSIKHKALQDRGTYPGPSNYYPKLPGKGGFSFGLKTDNPPYITPDDDMPCVNK, via the exons atggttcGAACACAAATAG GTCCTGGGCCGGGCAAGTACTTGCTGCCGCCCCTAGTGGGATACAAGGACCATGACCCCAGCAAGTACCGCAACCCCCAGTACTCCATGGGCTCCAAACTGCCCCTAAGTCGCAAAGACTTGGGGCCGGGCCCCAAATACAACACCGAATACATGACAAACTACGGCAAAGCCCACCCGCCTGCCTACTCCCTGGCGTCGAGGCCCAACGCTTTGACCGGGTTCCAGGGGCCGGGGCCCGCGGCCTACGACCTGCAGAACGCCCCCAGAATGAAGGAGCCCCGGCCCCCGGCCTACTCAATGTCGTCGAGGCACCAGGCAGGGAAGGCTTTTGTCACGCCTGGGCCTAATAACTACGATATTCCGACCACGCTGGGGCCCAAAGTGCCCGATAAGCATGCCAATGGGGCCTTCAGCATGTCAGACAGATACAAGCAAAGCTCGAAGGAGCAATCGCCCGGCCCTGCCAAATACGACCCCACTTCGCCTAAcgcttacaaaaataaaccgcCGGCTTATTCCATGTCGATTAAACACAAAGCGCTGCAGGATAGGGGCACCTACCCCGGCCCTAGCAACTACTACCCCAAGCTGCCGGGCAAAGGGGGATTCTCGTTCGGGCTGAAGACCGATAACCCGCCTTATATAACCCCAGATGATGACATGCCATGTGTAAACAAATAG
- the LOC100141815 gene encoding 5'-deoxynucleotidase HDDC2 — translation MEALNPESVLKFMDLVNNLKHSSRRGWSLLNVENHEQIAGHMYAMGMMTFLIGDESNLDRFKCLQLALVHDLAECIVGDITPHDNIPEDKKHALEDKAMKEITSHLGEDIGTMIYKLYKEYEAKETPEAIFVKDLDRLDLLITAVHYEKRDNTPKKMQEFFDSTEGKFKHPFIQKLVKTLIEYRNSPHLNQQTLPNNTIMKE, via the exons ATGGAAGCCTTGAATCCCGAAAGTGTGCTCAAATTCATGGACCTGGTGAACAACTTGAAACACAGTTCCCGGAGGGGTTGGTCACTTCTTAATGTGGAAAACCACGAACAAATTGCCGGACACATGTACGCAATGGGCATGATGACCTTCCTAATAGGCGACGAATCCAATTTGGATAGATTCAAGTGTTTACAATTAGCCCTAGTTCATGACCTGGCCGAATGCATTGTGGGGGATATAACCCCCCATGACAACATCCCCGAAGACAAGAAACACGCCCTGGAAGACAAGGCAATGAAGGAAATCACGTCGCACCTGGGGGAGGATATCGGCACTATGATTTATAAGCTTTACAAAGAGTACGAAGCCAAAGAGACACCTGAAGCAATATTTGTCAAAGATTTAG ATCGTTTAGATTTGCTAATTACCGCCGTTCATTACGAAAAACGTGATAACACGCCAAAGAAAATGCAGGAGTTTTTCGACAGCACTGAAGGTAAATTTAAGCACCCTTTTATCCAGAAACTAGTCAAGACCTTAATTGAGTACCGCAATAGCCCCCACTTAAACCAACAAACATTACCCAATAACACAATAATGAAAGAATAA